From Nicotiana tabacum cultivar K326 chromosome 22, ASM71507v2, whole genome shotgun sequence, one genomic window encodes:
- the LOC107789122 gene encoding serine/threonine-protein kinase OXI1-like, with amino-acid sequence MNDGDNYEKPEVPSIELRSLKVISALGRGAKGLVFLVQTEDGELLALKSILRASIEKKKASGNSDGSEYRRICLERDVLSCFQHPLLPKLKGVVSTDKIVGYAIDYCPGGDLNSLRKKQTEKMFSDDSIRFYAAELVLALEYLHGLGIVYRDLKPENVMIQDNGHIMLIDFDLSTKLSPQTPEIRQTKTAKLPQRSEQTALKSKKKNRFSPLNKCCNSGISPEDSIHSARLAPDLASLEFDPTEKSNSFVGTEEYLAPEIILGHGHDFSVDWWCLGVVLYEMLYGTTPFRGSNRKETFYRILSKAPDLVGEATSLRDLIRKLLEKDPKQRISVDEIKGHDFFKSVDWDLIMQLPRPPFIPVPSDENVNIIEGNEEIDVELFVQGVFKVEEEEDDAQCKKSSQSNDGDENRNKEAWVEGINYPTQVDKFLVF; translated from the exons ATGAATGACGGAGACAACTATGAAAAGCCAGAGGTTCCCTCCATAGAACTGCGGAGTCTGAAGGTAATTTCCGCCCTTGGCCGCGGAGCTAAAGGACTTGTGTTTTTGGTTCAAACAGAGGACGGTGAGTTACTTGCTTTGAAATCTATTTTGAGAGCttcaattgagaagaaaaaggcCAGTGGAAACAGCGATGGCAGCGAATACAGAAGAATTTGCCTCGAGCGTGACGTGCTCAGTTGTTTTCAGCATCCGCTTCTGCCTAAACTCAAAGGAGTTGTATCAACTGATAAGATTGTCGGATATGCTATTGATTATTGTCCAGGAGGTGATCTCAATTCTCTCCGgaaaaaacaaactgaaaaaatgTTCTCCGATGATAGTATAAG ATTCTATGCGGCGGAGTTAGTGCTGGCATTGGAATATCTACATGGATTAGGGATTGTATATAGAGATTTGAAGCCAGAAAATGTGATGATCCAAGACAACGGCCACATAATGCTAATCGACTTCGATCTCTCTACCAAACTTTCACCTCAAACTCCAGAAATTCGACAAACAAAAACAGCCAAGCTTCCTCAACGATCGGAGCAAACTGCGTTGAAGAGCAAGAAGAAGAATCGGTTTTCTcctttgaacaaatgttgtaactCAGGTATCTCTCCAGAAGATTCGATTCACTCGGCTCGACTCGCTCCTGACTTAGCGAGTCTCGAATTCGACCCAACCGAAAAGTCAAATTCGTTCGTCGGAACCGAAGAGTATTTGGCGCCGGAGATCATCCTCGGCCACGGCCACGATTTCTCGGTGGACTGGTGGTGTTTAGGAGTTGTATTGTACGAGATGCTGTATGGAACGACGCCGTTTAGGGGCTCAAATCGGAAGGAAACGTTTTATCGAATACTGTCGAAGGCGCCTGATTTAGTTGGCGAAGCGACGTCGTTAAGAGACTTGATAAGGAAGTTACTTGAAAAGGATCCGAAGCAGAGAATCTCTGTGGATGAAATCAAGGGTCATGATTTTTTCAAATCTGTAGACTGGGATTTGATTATGCAACTTCCCAGGCCACCGTTTATACCTGTGCCGTCTGACGAGAATGTGAATATTATAGAGGGAAATGAAGAAATTGATGTGGAATTATTTGTACAGGGAGTGTTTAAAGTTGAAGAGGAGGAAGATGATGCGCAGTGCAAAAAAAGTTCTCAATCTAACGATGGTGATGAAAATAGGAATAAAGAGGCGTGGGTCGAAGGAATAAATTACCCCACCCAAGTTGATAAATTTTTGGTCTTTTGa